From Nicotiana tabacum cultivar K326 chromosome 20, ASM71507v2, whole genome shotgun sequence, one genomic window encodes:
- the LOC107785526 gene encoding F-box/FBD/LRR-repeat protein At1g13570-like yields the protein MSPHRSKIKQSDTSQESIDDDDIISDLPGNVIDCILGKMPIRDAIRTSILSKKWRLNYSTIPQLVFDDQFCKELVDFANKKCAPEFSEYELKYHLEEIISKSLMLHPGRIEKFKVCIPNFTTTSVPDVNKWILYLSRKNIKTISLKYMTSIVHHKLPPYFFSCLHLTYLKLLNIHISPPPPEFKGFLNLYKVLLSRVHFGSNCLESFLCSCPVLRALELYWCSGIRHFNISGSKLKKLRIKAYDKFKSISLENAPNLNEVSVMLERVVIGNPNSDLVKFVGSLPKVKTIRVNGMCLKVST from the coding sequence ATGTCTCCACACCGTAGCAAAATAAAACAATCAGACACAAGCCAGGAATcaattgatgatgatgatataaTCAGTGACTTGCCGGGCAATGTAATAGATTGCATTCTAGGAAAAATGCCTATACGTGATGCTATAAGAACGAGTATTCTTTCAAAGAAGTGGAGATTAAACTACTCAACCATTCCGCAATTAGTGTTTGATGACCAATTCTGCAAAGAACTTGTTGACTTCGCCAACAAGAAGTGTGCTCCTGAATTTTCTGAATATGAGTTAAAATACCATCTTGAAGAAATTATCTCCAAGTCTCTTATGCTTCATCCTGGGCGAATAGAGAAATTTAAAGTATGCATTCCTAATTTCACTACAACGAGCGTTCCTGATGTGAACAAATGGATATTGTACTTATCTCGGAAGAATATCAAGACAATAAGCTTAAAATACATGACGAGTATTGTGCATCATAAGTTACCTCCTTATTTCTTTTCTTGTCTGCACTTGACATACTTGAAGCTCCTCAATATTCATATTTCGCCTCCTCCGCCAGAGTTTAAAGGCTTCCTAAATCTCTACAAAGTACTACTTTCTCGGGTTCACTTTGGAAGCAATTGTCTTGAAAGTTTCCTCTGCAGCTGCCCTGTTCTTCGGGCGCTAGAGTTGTATTGGTGTTCTGGTATTCGTCATTTTAATATCAGTGGATCTAAACTCAAGAAGTTGCGCATAAAGGCCTATGATAAGTTCAAATCAATCTCCTTAGAAAACGCTCCTAACTTGAATGAAGTTTCTGTTATGCTGGAGAGAGTTGTAATAGGCAATCCGAATTCTGATTTGGTTAAGTTTGTGGGTAGCTTGCCTAAAGTCAAAACAATTCGTGTAAATGGCATGTGTCTGAAGGTTAGTACCTGA